The window TTCACTTTCTCCATGAATATCACCTAAAGTAAATCGAGAGCAGCATGAACATGACAATCCACATCTAAACAGACATTTAGCAACTATAAAGACATAAAATATTCAGTTCATGCCTCACATGATCCAAGTTAGCTGTTACACGTTCTCCAATGTTAGAGCCACAGAACCTCACATCTCCCAGTCTGAAGACTTTGATTAGCTGCTTCAAGTGTGTttaaaactctgcaggacagtggccctctaCGACCAAGTTTTTTGGGCCCCTGTGCTACTGCCATGCTCTGCTGTTTATCAAGGGTTCCTCAAATCCggccctggagggccactgccctgcagagtttagttgcAAACCCAATAACACATCTGAACAAGATAATCAAGATCTTTAGAGTTCCCAGATAGGTGAGTTTGGACATGAAATACTTGTAATACTACTCATTTTAGAGCTTGTTTGTATGACATTCACCCCTTAATGTGTCAAGTACTtgaggctggaatacactacatgaCTTTTACACTAGGCATCATACACTTGCCAACTTTTTAAATGGTTACAGAGAAAAACTGGGCATCACACACTACCAGACTTTTGAGTCGTTCTGAAACAAATGACATGTAAACATGCGTCTTGTTTGTAGGAGTAGTATGacaaatgacaataaaaatgttctaaagctggctcaaaatatcaaacatttgATATCCTCCTACATAGAATACAATACAAGGTGTTAATGTTTGTCTATAAGGCATTGCGTGATCAGGCGCCTGGGTATGTAAAAGACTTGCTAATTCCTTACCAGTCTCAACGTCATCTGCGCTCCTCTCAGAGTATGCTTTTAACCGTCCCTCGGTCTCGATTGAGGCGTAGTGGAGACTGCGCTTTTTCTGTTGCGGCTCCTGCACTCTGGAATGTGCTTCCGTTTTCTATTAAATCCTCATCAAGCAtaggcatttttaaaaagaactTGAAGACCTTTCGGAGTTTGATTAGGTCAACTGTGAGTAATTGATtgcatgtttttctttttatgcttgtattaattttataaattatccACCATTTATGGACAGCACTTTGGTCCATTTTTATGGTTTTGTAAGTGCTCTACAAATAAaaattgagttgagttgagtacATGCACTACACAATTCAAAGACTTGAATTTGACTCTGACTCTGAATTTCAGCAACTAGCCTCAATTCCTTTTGACAGCACATCGGCCAAAAATCTGTGCTAAAGCCCTtcagtgtattccagcctttatttgaacatttttgtattttgtgtgCGTTTGTGTATCATATACAGTGTACATGTAAAGTTTGTAATTGAACAAGTCAAGCCGTAAATGAATGCAAAATTAATTTACTGTAATTAACCATTTAGCCAGTGAAGCTCACAGAATATTTCAAGCAAATCGTTTCTGTACACTGTAAATGATGCAAACACTCTTGTGACGAGAATAAATTAGATTATAAGTTATGGATGGTGTAGTAGGGTACAAGTTTATTAAATGAAAGACTTTTGGATCTTCCATTGCACCTGTTTTTCTCTATATGCCCAATCAAACACCTTGAGAAAGTCATTTAATGCTCCTCCTCTGGTTGTTCCATTCTTCACCTGAGTgagaataaaacatgttttagatatcatatcatatattaTATCAGATGATAAATAGCAATTCAACTAAAAATGTACACTTTCACAATGAAGACAGGACTTTCTCTTAATGTTTACCTTGACTGAGTTTATTTCCTGAAGCTCTCTCCATACTTTATGTTCCTCACTGTACTGGTGTCTTAGATTTTTCACCTCAGtcattacattttttagatTGTTTTTCACTTCTTTCTCCTCAGACTTCATGTTTTGGAAAAGTTCTTCGTAGATGTTCAGCATTCTTTCGAGCAACAGTGAATTACAAGTGCAGGAAGCCTTGGATTAGAGAAACAAGTATTATTAGCATGATACTTATATAAAGGCATATCattcatttgcattttcatatttttgcattttgcacAGTAAAAACTTACATTCAGCTGGTACAGATGAGAAGCAAAAACAGACTTTGAAACCCCTTCTGTGCCATTCTGGGCAAAAAACAACGACCGTTATGAATGAATGTGCATCTCTTGTGGATCTTAACTCCTAATCTAAGATCAAAGTGTCACAAAGTTTATTGTGCAATAGGTTTCTTCTTGCTAATATTAGCTGCAAGTCCAAGAATTGAAGTAATTCATCTTGTTTACACAGACTGAGCTGCTTTCAAACCCGCTGCAGAAGTTCATGATAGTAGACATCACTTACATATTGTTCTTGCAGAGAGCTGATATTTGTCTCCAAATTGGTCTTCTCTCTTTTGGACTTTGGAAATCTAAACGCATCGGTTGTCTGAAGAGATGCTATTAACAGAAGTCCACACAGCAGCACCATGTTGAGCCAAGTATCCattctttgtgtttgtgtttcagtGCTGTGAACCAAGCAAATTTAAACACAGGTTGTGACCTGATGCTAGTCAGCAGGTGAGTGTTGATGATCAGAAAGGGGCCGGGTGTTTATATAGGTGCACAATGTAAAAAAGCAACGTATGAAGGTGGCAGTGgatgcacttaaaaaaaaaatattattggtttttttttttttttctgtgggcTACTTTTCTATGAAGGTTTCCTATCAGAGATGAGATGCTCTGAAGTAAGTGACGCCTTTGAGAATAGCCACAAATTCCCCTTCAAATATCAGTCACTCTGAATCTGAACCTCAGAAATCTTAAAACCATGTTTAAGAAGTAAATGAAGTTGTGCATAGTATATGCTGAGGTATGGATTGTGCATACAGTGCAGTGCAGTACAAGTTTCAGGAACTCTTTCTGAAGTCTGAAAGTCCCTAGCTGAAACAGTGGACCTTTAACTGTTTTAAGGttgtgggtttgattcccagggaagGCATGAACTGATAATACGTGTACCTTGAATTCAACACAGGatatttggataaaagtgtctggtCCAGCGGTTTGCATACATGCTTGGCACATTGAAGTCTTGGTGCCCATGTGAGTGATATAGGTTTGAGTctgacttataaagtgatgttTCCCAATCTTTCACTTTTGCAGAGCGCAAAAAACgtatgaaaaataaagtgatCTTAGAAggttattttatgtatttgatgTCCAAGTTTCTCATctctaatggttatttttatcttgaatttaaattaacaattttATGCATCATTTTTATACTAGTTTATGCAAGATTTTCATTTCAGCCAGCCAGCTTTTAAATTACACCTTTTATTCTTAAACTTaactaatttaaatttttaaagcTTTACTTGTTTGATTGtcttttatatgtattttgtatgtgcattttataaatgattagTTAGTAAATATAGTTAAGTCCAGTGggataacaaaaaataataatttaagggGCAGAGGATGCCCGTCTGGTTTTGGGGGGGTTTGTGGGCTACTCCCACCTAACAAACCTTCTAGAAACTGGGTGCCAGCAGGTTGAGATGAATTAAGTCAGCAAACTGAAAGTTGCATCACcattacatattatatttatcCTTTTAGAACATTAAATATGTTAGTGGGTGTGATTTTTATATCTAATAACTAATGGCCGTTTATTTACCTTTTTGATGTCTTACAAAAGTTTACCATTGATGTATAGAAGCCACATAATAAAAGAATGCTTTGGTAAATCTGAATTATGACATCAGAGTCAAAATgatgagatactaagtcataattatgtaaaattaaactaaacttttttttttttatctacaaggacttagtatctcataattttgactgatttcaatgttttatcataattataaaTTAGTATCTCATAGTTATAACTTATATCCAActcaaatcttttttttccttctaaGAGAGTAAACTGTACTGTGTAATTTATGGTCATACAGGTAAGAGAAagacataattcatacatttacaaaatgacacttaaataacgaaaacaagcagaatgtctgtttcctttCCTAGATCTTTATAGTGCACCACAATGAACCACTTTCGTATACCTAATTATTTAAGTGAAATATTTCAcgtagcctataggcctaaatattcccttttattttatatatataggcctatagttTTATTCTGTTTTCTCCATTCACAGAAGCACTGCATGTGCATGATGTGATGTTGTGTGGACTTATGTTCTATATCCTGCTATTTTCACTGGTTTCAAAACGCACAACAAGCTGCATAttacttgacattcattttcacttaaatgtagACATATATCATCGGAAAAACTAATGCCAGGGCATTGCCGTTGTGACTTACCTAACCTATGATGACTTGACAGCTGAGCCTGAGCGTGTCAGCGCGGGCATTTCACTCACGTTGGATACGTCGGTGTCACATTTGCATaggctgtactatttgaatttgtgattggttgactgccatgtcaaaatattaaacagaacgataaaataacgttattaactggttaatggccatttcaaattagcATTTCTGTTCAGAacgattaaatttgatttagTTTCCGTTTCTGGTTACGTTCCGGTCAAAATTTAATTCGTTTCCTGTTTTCGTTCCTTGAACCGGTTCAGAGCCCTGGTTATAAGTCCCTAATAATGATTtacatgattttctttcttccattcaaaaatgggcttccataccgtggacacttttggtcaaatcagatatttttatgatttcacAACCGTCTCAAGTCAGTTCAATCTCctgttttaaatcattttctgGTGTTTCTGTTGCTCAAACAGTAATGCATGGCACTCAAAACATCAatgcataaattaatattaaaaagaaaaattgcaTTTGTGCTGGCATGCAATTCTGTCATTTCTACAGAATTGCTGGTTTATCTGTGGTAAAATTTgcttaatttacattttactgCCTGTGGCCACATCCCTCAGACACACTGTGGTGTGTCACATCAGTTCTCTGAATCTAAACCTCAGAAATCATCTTAAATAAGTCTGTCTCTCCACTTAAAACCACTGTGAACTTTAGAGGGATACATGGATTGGAAATGATGAAAATGCTATCTGGCATCACTAAGAGGCATTACTGGGTGAAAGTGGTTAATTAACAGGTAAACAGCAGATGAAACTAATTAAAGGGTCCAGGATGCGTTTGTCAGATGGACTGAAAGTGCAAGTAGTAACAAAGTCATTCCTTGAAAGAAAAAATCATCTATAGAAGAGTGGAGGGTGATCTGATTGAATTCATGCATAATTTAAAGGCCccctaaaatgtaaaatatcagcagatcagcatattagaatgatttctgaaggatcatgtgacactgaagactggagtaatgatgctgaaaattcagctttgcatcacaggaataaattactttgtgaaatatattcaaatagaaaac of the Megalobrama amblycephala isolate DHTTF-2021 linkage group LG12, ASM1881202v1, whole genome shotgun sequence genome contains:
- the LOC125280458 gene encoding interferon gamma-related-like, which gives rise to MDTWLNMVLLCGLLLIASLQTTDAFRFPKSKREKTNLETNISSLQEQYNGTEGVSKSVFASHLYQLNSKASCTCNSLLLERMLNIYEELFQNMKSEEKEVKNNLKNVMTEVKNLRHQYSEEHKVWRELQEINSVKVKNGTTRGGALNDFLKVFDWAYREKQVQWKIQKSFI